A stretch of Rhodoferax potami DNA encodes these proteins:
- a CDS encoding phage tail assembly protein T — protein MFRLALALGLPVREMLASMGSDELTEWMAYYQLEPFGDYRADYRSGVVASTFANAHRAKDAGPFRPEDFMPFLDKPKATQPQDETQLNVARFKAMFAHKVRA, from the coding sequence GTGTTCCGGCTGGCGCTGGCTTTGGGCCTGCCGGTGCGCGAGATGCTCGCATCGATGGGCTCGGATGAGCTGACCGAGTGGATGGCGTACTACCAGCTCGAGCCCTTTGGGGACTACCGGGCCGATTACAGGAGCGGTGTGGTGGCCTCCACGTTTGCCAATGCCCACCGGGCCAAGGATGCCGGGCCATTCAGGCCTGAGGACTTCATGCCTTTCCTGGACAAGCCCAAGGCGACCCAACCCCAAGATGAAACCCAGCTCAATGTGGCCCGATTCAAGGCCATGTTCGCGCACAAAGTGCGTGCATAA
- a CDS encoding phage tail tube protein: MSSTAITAQGIAIARFGTTAFETIPNVVSFQGPGGQAAVIDVTNLASTAKEKRVGLRDEGQLSLTLHYNPDDLVHQGLRTDRANRVRRQFKITFTDTNPATWTFYGYVTHFSVQGGVDAVVQASVTIEIDGDITEA; encoded by the coding sequence ATGAGCAGCACCGCAATCACCGCGCAGGGCATTGCCATTGCCCGGTTTGGCACCACCGCCTTTGAAACCATCCCCAACGTGGTCTCGTTCCAAGGCCCTGGCGGGCAGGCCGCCGTGATCGATGTCACCAATCTGGCCTCCACCGCCAAGGAAAAACGCGTGGGCCTGCGTGACGAGGGTCAGTTGTCTCTGACCCTGCACTACAACCCCGACGATCTGGTGCACCAAGGCCTGAGAACCGATCGTGCCAACCGGGTACGACGTCAGTTCAAGATCACTTTCACCGACACCAACCCTGCCACCTGGACCTTCTACGGCTATGTCACGCACTTCAGCGTGCAAGGCGGTGTGGATGCGGTTGTGCAGGCCTCTGTGACCATCGAAATCGATGGCGACATCACCGAAGCTTAA
- the gp17 gene encoding tail completion protein gp17, with product MQDFFDVIKDLAGGEVYALVAAENTQYPAIVYTPIVQEHIFGIDGPHGLQRVRVQVDTYARTYQEALHLQDQVLTALLADKSTVADVRMGLSEFEDQARLYRVSVDYTYHRPVGSP from the coding sequence ATGCAGGACTTCTTTGATGTCATCAAGGATCTGGCCGGTGGTGAGGTCTACGCGCTTGTCGCTGCAGAAAACACTCAGTACCCGGCCATCGTCTACACGCCCATCGTGCAAGAGCACATCTTTGGCATTGATGGGCCGCATGGCTTGCAGCGCGTGCGCGTGCAGGTCGACACCTATGCCAGAACGTACCAGGAGGCCTTGCACCTGCAAGACCAAGTCCTGACTGCGCTTCTGGCCGACAAGAGCACCGTCGCCGATGTGCGTATGGGGCTGTCCGAATTTGAAGATCAGGCCCGGCTGTACCGGGTGAGCGTGGACTACACCTACCACCGGCCGGTGGGTTCACCATGA
- a CDS encoding HK97-gp10 family putative phage morphogenesis protein, with the protein MAKHERFKVEGLAELAKALRELPDKVAKNGLRVSVYAGAKVIRDEARMRAPKAAEVLGPNQPPPGTLRRSVIMKQIPELSSLTRQTFFVTVRHGKKYRKQGKKGNLSQDAWYWRFVEFGTRKMRARPFLRPALEAKRREAVQAMKDRLSERVEQEAKNLYRK; encoded by the coding sequence ATGGCTAAACACGAACGCTTCAAGGTCGAGGGCCTGGCTGAATTGGCCAAAGCCCTGCGGGAGTTGCCGGACAAAGTGGCCAAGAACGGCCTGCGTGTCTCGGTCTATGCCGGAGCCAAGGTCATCCGCGATGAAGCCCGTATGCGCGCGCCCAAAGCAGCCGAGGTCTTGGGACCCAATCAGCCGCCTCCCGGAACGCTCAGGCGCTCGGTGATCATGAAACAGATCCCCGAACTCTCCAGTCTCACGCGCCAGACCTTCTTTGTGACGGTGCGTCACGGCAAGAAGTACCGCAAGCAGGGCAAGAAGGGCAACCTGTCCCAGGACGCCTGGTACTGGCGCTTCGTGGAGTTTGGCACTCGCAAGATGCGCGCGCGGCCATTCCTGCGGCCAGCCCTGGAAGCCAAACGGCGCGAAGCGGTGCAGGCCATGAAGGACAGGCTGAGTGAGCGCGTTGAGCAGGAAGCCAAGAATCTCTACAGGAAATAG
- a CDS encoding phage head closure protein, whose product MNPIGAGTLARRIKIQRPSTVKDSLGAPSRTWIDVATVWADIQPLSGREAVIASRISAELTHQITVRYQSIFDNPQQVAQYRVLYRSRIFNIHSALNEDEKRVLVVLLASEGLDDG is encoded by the coding sequence ATGAACCCCATCGGAGCTGGAACGCTAGCTCGCCGCATCAAGATCCAGCGGCCCAGTACGGTCAAAGACAGCTTGGGCGCCCCCAGCCGTACATGGATTGATGTGGCCACCGTGTGGGCTGACATCCAGCCCCTGTCCGGCCGCGAAGCCGTGATCGCCAGCCGCATCTCGGCCGAACTCACGCACCAGATCACGGTGCGCTACCAGAGCATCTTTGACAACCCCCAGCAAGTCGCCCAGTACCGGGTGCTCTACCGGTCGCGGATCTTCAACATCCATTCGGCCCTGAACGAGGACGAGAAACGCGTCCTGGTAGTTCTGCTTGCCAGCGAGGGTCTGGACGATGGCTAA
- a CDS encoding head-tail connector protein, translating into MPMQLITPPAGEPISLAEAKLHLRVDFDDDDSLIQVLISAARQAAETLTNRQFVTARWRMVLDSFPGPSLMGVPAGQTFTLPGHAVLLPKSPVASVVEIRYLDMAGAWQVMPAANYTVDNACEPARITPVFGQIWPIALPQIGAVSVIFDAGYGNASAVPEGIKTWIKLRVGSLYVHREEVASMTRGRIDPLPFIDGLLDPYKVPLI; encoded by the coding sequence ATGCCCATGCAGTTGATCACTCCACCCGCAGGGGAGCCCATCTCGCTTGCCGAGGCCAAGCTCCACTTGAGGGTAGATTTTGATGACGACGACAGCCTGATCCAGGTCCTGATCTCGGCGGCCCGCCAGGCGGCCGAGACCCTGACCAACCGGCAATTCGTCACCGCGCGCTGGCGGATGGTGCTCGACAGCTTTCCCGGACCCAGCCTGATGGGGGTGCCCGCAGGGCAGACCTTCACGCTGCCCGGGCATGCTGTTCTGCTGCCCAAGTCGCCCGTGGCCTCGGTGGTGGAAATCCGCTATCTGGACATGGCGGGTGCCTGGCAGGTCATGCCAGCAGCGAACTACACCGTCGACAACGCCTGCGAGCCTGCCCGCATCACGCCCGTGTTCGGACAGATCTGGCCAATTGCCCTGCCTCAGATCGGGGCTGTGAGCGTGATCTTTGATGCAGGGTATGGCAATGCTTCAGCAGTGCCCGAAGGCATCAAGACCTGGATCAAGCTACGCGTGGGCTCTCTGTACGTACACCGCGAGGAGGTGGCATCGATGACACGAGGGCGTATTGACCCCTTGCCTTTCATCGATGGCCTGCTCGATCCCTACAAGGTACCCCTGATATGA
- a CDS encoding phage major capsid protein, giving the protein MSKQLRELQARKATLVKDARALTDIAAAQERDMTDEELAAFNALKAKIEAASAAIDREAALIAEEAHIANVAHSAHSTISHGQMATVISVTDNLEADPKHGFKSVGDFLKTVRQAQNPGAAIDDRLLIGSGRSAVAPASFGSEGSAQDGGFLVPPQFAQEIFQLSLGEDSLLPMTDNVEITGNTMAFPKDETTPWGTNGIRAYWQGEAASAVGTKPVLGLSTLRLKKLMALVPVTDELLDDTNALSTYLPDKIATSIRWKTNESILFGSGTGLPVGCMTNATTVTVAKESGQTTQTLLAQNLAKMISRLPPGSFGKAVWIVNNDVLPALFTLTLGNYPIYLPTGMNPGGIQVSPYGMLLGRPVFVSQHANTFSSAGDVLLADLSYYQTITKAGGMQTATSMHLYFDADLTAFRTTFRMDGQSKIAAPISPAKGSTTMSPFVQLGAR; this is encoded by the coding sequence ATGAGTAAGCAATTGCGCGAGCTTCAAGCTCGCAAAGCCACCCTGGTCAAGGACGCCCGTGCCCTGACCGATATCGCCGCTGCACAAGAGCGCGACATGACCGATGAAGAGCTGGCCGCCTTCAACGCCCTCAAGGCCAAGATCGAGGCGGCATCGGCTGCCATTGACCGCGAGGCTGCCCTGATCGCCGAAGAGGCGCACATAGCCAATGTCGCCCACTCGGCTCATTCGACTATCTCCCATGGCCAGATGGCCACGGTGATTTCCGTGACCGACAACCTCGAGGCCGATCCCAAGCATGGCTTCAAGAGCGTGGGTGACTTCCTCAAGACCGTGCGTCAGGCGCAAAACCCCGGTGCCGCGATCGATGATCGTTTGCTGATTGGCTCCGGCCGAAGTGCTGTGGCTCCTGCCTCGTTTGGCAGTGAAGGCTCGGCGCAGGATGGCGGCTTTCTTGTGCCCCCGCAGTTCGCGCAGGAAATCTTCCAGCTCTCGCTGGGCGAGGACTCCCTGCTGCCCATGACCGACAACGTCGAGATCACGGGCAACACGATGGCCTTCCCCAAGGACGAAACCACGCCCTGGGGCACCAACGGCATCCGAGCCTACTGGCAAGGTGAAGCCGCATCGGCCGTGGGTACCAAGCCTGTCCTGGGTCTGTCGACTCTGCGCCTCAAAAAGCTCATGGCGCTGGTGCCGGTGACGGACGAGCTGCTAGATGACACCAATGCGCTCTCCACCTACCTGCCCGACAAGATCGCCACCTCCATTCGCTGGAAGACCAACGAGTCGATCTTGTTCGGCTCGGGCACGGGCCTGCCTGTGGGCTGCATGACCAACGCCACCACGGTGACGGTGGCCAAGGAATCGGGCCAGACCACGCAGACCTTGCTGGCGCAGAACTTGGCCAAGATGATCTCGCGCCTGCCGCCGGGCTCGTTTGGCAAGGCCGTGTGGATCGTCAACAACGATGTGCTGCCCGCGCTCTTCACCCTGACGCTGGGCAACTACCCGATCTACCTGCCCACGGGCATGAACCCGGGTGGCATTCAGGTCTCGCCCTACGGCATGCTGCTTGGCCGCCCAGTCTTCGTCTCGCAACACGCCAACACCTTCTCGTCTGCGGGTGACGTGCTGCTGGCCGATCTGTCGTACTACCAGACCATCACCAAAGCCGGTGGCATGCAAACGGCCACCTCCATGCACTTGTACTTCGATGCGGACCTGACGGCTTTCCGCACCACGTTCCGCATGGACGGCCAATCCAAGATCGCTGCGCCGATCTCCCCCGCCAAGGGCAGCACGACCATGTCGCCCTTTGTCCAACTGGGCGCACGTTGA
- the sppA gene encoding signal peptide peptidase SppA: protein MNKHLLVSEFLTTPWALMPERLQALTAVLTRWSSDEPPSEEALFQINADRVLRDTRKQFASDRAASSAGLGIVVLPLYGVVTQRGNMVDDISGPGSTSTQKFTSALRQVLADDTVGQILIDIDSPGGSVYGVAELATEIVKARAQKPVVAVANSLAASAAYWIGCSAGEFYVTPGGEVGSIGVWQAHFDYSKALEEEGVKPTLISAGKFKVEGNPYVPLDPEAQAFMQSRVDDYYNAFIKAVAKGRGVSVADVRDGMGEGRVLGADAALAAKMVDGIATFDDVLAKMQKTAVSQKPPGASRLGQARAALALI, encoded by the coding sequence ATGAACAAACACCTTCTTGTCTCTGAATTCCTGACCACGCCGTGGGCGCTCATGCCCGAGCGTCTGCAGGCCTTGACTGCCGTACTCACTCGCTGGTCCTCGGATGAACCGCCAAGCGAAGAGGCCCTGTTTCAGATCAATGCGGACCGGGTCTTGCGTGACACGCGCAAACAGTTCGCCTCAGATCGCGCGGCCTCCAGTGCTGGTTTGGGCATCGTGGTCTTGCCCCTGTATGGGGTGGTCACGCAGCGCGGCAACATGGTCGATGACATCTCGGGGCCGGGCAGCACGAGCACCCAGAAATTCACAAGCGCATTGCGCCAAGTCCTGGCGGATGACACTGTGGGCCAGATCCTGATCGACATCGACAGCCCCGGCGGTAGCGTCTACGGCGTGGCCGAGCTGGCCACCGAGATCGTCAAGGCCCGTGCCCAAAAGCCCGTGGTGGCCGTGGCCAACAGCCTGGCCGCCTCGGCCGCCTATTGGATCGGTTGCTCGGCCGGTGAGTTCTATGTCACCCCGGGTGGCGAGGTGGGCTCAATCGGTGTCTGGCAGGCCCACTTTGATTACTCGAAGGCGCTGGAAGAGGAGGGGGTCAAACCCACCCTGATTTCGGCAGGCAAGTTCAAGGTCGAGGGCAACCCGTATGTGCCGCTGGATCCTGAGGCGCAGGCCTTCATGCAGTCCCGCGTGGACGACTACTACAACGCCTTCATCAAAGCCGTGGCCAAGGGCCGAGGCGTCTCTGTCGCCGATGTGCGTGACGGCATGGGCGAGGGGCGGGTGCTGGGTGCCGATGCGGCGCTTGCTGCCAAGATGGTGGACGGCATTGCCACCTTCGACGATGTCCTGGCCAAGATGCAAAAGACCGCCGTCTCTCAAAAGCCACCGGGCGCTTCCCGGCTTGGCCAGGCACGTGCAGCTCTTGCACTGATCTGA